A section of the Acidobacterium capsulatum ATCC 51196 genome encodes:
- the rpsR gene encoding 30S ribosomal protein S18, producing MAEETNQQAPESGASSSQPTSRPSGPRGGSGGRKFFRRKKVCKFCTEKIDAIPYRDVRLLQQFVAERGKIVPRRLTGVCTTHQRRLTRAIKQARNIALLPFAARY from the coding sequence ATGGCAGAAGAAACCAATCAGCAGGCGCCCGAAAGCGGCGCGAGCTCTTCGCAACCCACTTCCCGTCCCTCCGGCCCGCGTGGCGGTTCGGGTGGCCGCAAGTTTTTCCGCCGCAAGAAGGTCTGCAAGTTCTGCACCGAGAAGATCGACGCGATTCCTTATCGTGACGTTCGTCTGCTGCAGCAGTTTGTGGCCGAGCGCGGCAAGATTGTGCCCCGCCGCCTGACCGGCGTCTGCACGACGCACCAGCGCCGCCTGACCCGTGCCATCAAGCAGGCTCGCAACATCGCTCTGCTGCCCTTCGCGGCGCGCTACTAA